Proteins from a single region of Lentimicrobium saccharophilum:
- a CDS encoding RrF2 family transcriptional regulator, protein MSKIITISEAASIAIHSMVLIAGAKDHLNVTQIAERMGSSRHHVAKILQRLVKEGYLSSNRGPAGGFTLKKPASDVSLMEIFETIEGKLSETSCPLDHPVCPFDKCLMGNIVTKMTREFRKYMEEQKLSDYIKH, encoded by the coding sequence ATGTCCAAAATCATAACTATTTCCGAAGCTGCATCAATCGCCATCCACAGCATGGTATTGATTGCCGGTGCAAAAGATCATCTTAACGTAACGCAAATCGCTGAAAGGATGGGTTCTTCGCGGCATCATGTAGCCAAAATCCTGCAACGGCTGGTAAAGGAAGGTTACCTGAGCAGCAACCGGGGCCCCGCCGGCGGCTTTACCCTTAAGAAACCCGCCAGCGATGTCAGCCTCATGGAAATATTCGAAACCATAGAAGGAAAACTCAGCGAAACATCCTGCCCCCTCGACCACCCGGTGTGCCCTTTCGACAAATGCCTGATGGGCAACATTGTTACAAAGATGACCCGTGAGTTCAGAAAGTATATGGAGGAACAAAAACTCTCTGATTATATCAAACATTAG
- a CDS encoding RrF2 family transcriptional regulator yields the protein MVKVVHISEAASLAVHSMALIAGSKEMLNVNQIADLTHASRNHLAKVMQTLVKNNYLESVRGPKGGFTLKGDAAGITLLEIYELIEGTLEHKYCGIGDQKCPFRTCVFGGLADRFSREFTNYLRNTTLSQLI from the coding sequence ATGGTAAAAGTGGTTCATATCTCCGAGGCAGCTTCACTTGCGGTGCACAGTATGGCCCTTATTGCAGGCAGTAAGGAAATGCTGAACGTTAACCAGATTGCTGACCTGACCCATGCCTCACGAAATCACCTGGCCAAGGTTATGCAAACCCTGGTTAAGAACAATTACCTTGAATCGGTCAGGGGCCCCAAAGGCGGCTTCACCCTCAAAGGCGATGCAGCAGGCATCACCTTGCTGGAGATTTACGAGCTGATTGAAGGAACGCTTGAACACAAATATTGTGGAATCGGTGACCAGAAATGTCCGTTCAGAACCTGCGTATTCGGGGGGCTGGCCGACAGATTCTCCAGAGAATTCACCAACTACCTGAGGAATACTACTTTGTCACAATTAATATAA